ACCCCGGTCGGGTACTCGATCACGTTGGCGACGAGCTTTTGGTTGCGATTGGTGAATTGTCTGAACGCGAGCGTAATGTGTTTCTATTGAAATCGATCTGTGAGCTGCCATGCCGTGAGATAGCCGATCTGCTTCAGATGCCCGTCGGAAGCGTGATGGGGTACCTGGCACGTGCCAGGGGCAAACTCCGATCGGGACTGGCGGAGTACGCAAAGCACCGCGGCTTTATCAGCGGCGTGATCAGAGAAGAGTCATCCAATGGACTGCCGAACGGTTAGACGATATCTCGCGATGTATCTCGACTCGGAACTCGGGCCGGAGACGACCTTTGAGATTTCGAGCCATCTGCAGGAGTGTTCGAATTGCAGACGCGTGGCCGAGCAGGAAGCGCGTCTCGAGAACCGCCTCAGAACTGCGCTGCGTAAGCCGCGCCCGGAAGACGATGCGATCTGGGAACGATCCATGGCGCGAATCGGCAAGTCGCGCTCGGGGCGCCGAACGCCCATCGTCGGCATCGGCGTCACTGCTTTGGCGCTGGCTGCGACAATCGCGCTGCATTTCCTGATCGGGGCACCCTGGTTTCATGACGAACTGGACTTGGCTGAGGTGACTGCCGCAGAGCACTCGCTCACTCTCAGCTCAGAAGGGGCAGGGTCAGGCGAGGGCCTTGAAGCAGATGAACTCAACGCGTTCTTTCGGCGGGAATTGTCGCCAGCGTATTGCCTCGAAGTCGACACCGCGATAGGGACGAGGCTGATCGAGGCCGGAATCTGCGAACTGGCGAATGTTCGCACAGCCCATGTTGTTTGCGCTGACTCCCAGACCGTTCTTTCATTGTTCTGGCTGCCATCAGAAGCAATTACGGAGTTTCCGGAAACGGCTGAACGGTTCCAGAAGTACGGTTCTTCGTTCCATTGCCATGTCGAACCATACGAGTTTTTTGCAAACAAATCGGGCACGGGGATCATTGTTGGAATCGCCAAAACTACGCCGGCCATGCTGGAAAAATTCGTCCAACGGGCTGCCATGGGAGCCTGTCAGGGCGGGGCATAGACGATTCGCATAATGCGAAGGAACATCCATCGCTGCCAGCGTGTTGCATCATCAAGCCGAGAATAGACTGCGACTGGCATGACCCTGACGTCTCGCGCGAATCATCTGTCTCGAACCCCACTGGTAAAGAATGAATTCCCAACCATCTGACCAATTATCACGAAATAAGGAGGACTCATTATGAAGACATTTCGCCCGATCATGCCGTCGCTCCTTGCCTTGGCATTACTCGCCGTATCGACGTCGGCCCAGGAGCATCCGGAGCATCCAAAGAAGCAGACCGCTTCCGCAGCAGTGAGTGAAGCAACTGTCGCGGGCCAAAACGTCTGTCTCGGTTGCTCCCTCAAGAAGGAAAAGGGGGCCGCCGCGCAATGCAGCAAGTATGGACACCGGCATGTGCTCAAAGTGACCAAGGCCACGATCGATGGAAAGGACCATCCCGAGATGAACGGGTGGGTGTTACACTACCTCGACACTGACAGCTCGCAGTCCGTAATCGGAGGACATCACGAGGAAACAGTCACAATGACGGGGAAAATCTATGCCGACGAGCGTGTACTTGAGGTGACCAAACTGGAGAGCTCCGAAGCGGCCAAGAAACCCGAGCACCCTGAGCACCCGAAATGAACCGGGCAGGTCCTCCCCCCGGCAAATGGATCAAATCGACCCGCCCAGAAGAGGGTATTGAGTGGTGAAATCAGTCGTACTTGTGGTCCTCCTTTTGGTGACTGCTGCTGGTTATGCGCCTGCGCAGGAACAGAGTGTGAGCATCCAGCAGATTGCCGCCGCGATCGAGGAGTACATCATCAATAAGTCCGAAGCCGACGGCGGGTATTTCCGGCTCCAACACAATG
The DNA window shown above is from Candidatus Zixiibacteriota bacterium and carries:
- a CDS encoding zf-HC2 domain-containing protein, with protein sequence MYLDSELGPETTFEISSHLQECSNCRRVAEQEARLENRLRTALRKPRPEDDAIWERSMARIGKSRSGRRTPIVGIGVTALALAATIALHFLIGAPWFHDELDLAEVTAAEHSLTLSSEGAGSGEGLEADELNAFFRRELSPAYCLEVDTAIGTRLIEAGICELANVRTAHVVCADSQTVLSLFWLPSEAITEFPETAERFQKYGSSFHCHVEPYEFFANKSGTGIIVGIAKTTPAMLEKFVQRAAMGACQGGA